From the Phycisphaeraceae bacterium genome, one window contains:
- a CDS encoding NADP-dependent isocitrate dehydrogenase — protein MTTLMMQTPEQELTPAMKPSPRANVSAEAAVTVAYGDGIGPEIMKAVLFVLKEAGAKLAIEEVEIGQKVYERGISAGIETATWDSLRRTGVMLKAPITTPQGKGYKSLNVTLRKSLGLFANVRPCRSYDPFIVTKNPGTDVVIVRENEEDTYAGIEHRQTAEVTQCLKLITRPGTEKIVRYAFEYAKQQGRKRVTCFIKDNIMKITDGLFHRVFDEIAAEYPEIEADAQIIDIATARLAKDPTGFDVIVTLNLYGDIISDVAAELTGSVGLGGSANIGEVASMFEAIHGSAPDIAGKGIANPSGLLHAAVMMMDHVGQPEVAQAIENAWLRAIEDGVRTGDIRGEHDAVGTEAFAQAVVDRLGQQPQTLAMQVHHAREGGMELYKAKRSAKPLKELVGVDVFLDWDEADRSPEVLGQKLEQVAGPDLKLKMISNRGVKVYPEGHAETFCTDHWRCRFVHPEHPSVIRHEQVIGLLQRLSAAGLDFIKTEHLCRFDGELAYSLGQGE, from the coding sequence ATGACGACGCTGATGATGCAGACCCCCGAGCAGGAGCTGACCCCCGCGATGAAACCAAGCCCCCGTGCGAACGTGTCGGCGGAAGCTGCTGTGACGGTGGCGTATGGCGACGGGATCGGGCCTGAGATCATGAAGGCCGTGCTCTTCGTGCTCAAGGAGGCGGGGGCTAAGCTCGCCATCGAGGAGGTGGAGATCGGGCAGAAGGTTTACGAGCGGGGGATCAGCGCGGGTATTGAGACGGCGACTTGGGACTCGCTGCGGCGGACGGGTGTGATGCTCAAGGCACCGATCACGACGCCTCAGGGCAAGGGGTACAAGTCGCTGAACGTGACGCTTCGGAAGAGCCTGGGGCTGTTTGCGAACGTGCGGCCGTGTCGGAGTTATGACCCGTTCATCGTGACGAAGAACCCGGGGACGGATGTGGTGATCGTGCGCGAGAATGAGGAGGACACCTACGCGGGGATCGAGCATCGACAGACGGCGGAGGTCACGCAGTGCCTCAAGCTGATCACGCGGCCGGGCACCGAGAAGATCGTGCGGTACGCGTTTGAGTACGCGAAGCAGCAGGGGCGGAAGCGGGTGACGTGCTTTATCAAGGACAACATCATGAAGATCACCGATGGCTTGTTCCATCGGGTCTTTGATGAGATTGCTGCGGAGTATCCGGAGATCGAGGCGGACGCGCAGATCATTGACATCGCGACAGCACGGCTTGCGAAGGACCCGACGGGTTTTGATGTGATTGTGACACTGAATCTCTATGGCGACATCATTTCGGATGTGGCGGCGGAGCTGACGGGATCGGTGGGGCTGGGCGGATCGGCGAACATCGGCGAAGTGGCTTCGATGTTCGAGGCAATCCACGGCTCGGCGCCGGACATTGCGGGCAAGGGGATCGCGAATCCTTCGGGTCTGCTGCATGCGGCGGTGATGATGATGGATCATGTGGGTCAGCCGGAGGTCGCCCAGGCGATCGAAAATGCTTGGCTGCGTGCGATCGAGGATGGCGTGCGGACCGGTGACATCCGTGGTGAGCATGACGCGGTGGGGACTGAGGCGTTCGCGCAGGCGGTGGTGGATCGGTTGGGCCAGCAGCCGCAGACGCTGGCGATGCAAGTGCATCATGCTCGGGAGGGTGGGATGGAGCTGTACAAGGCGAAGCGGTCGGCGAAGCCGTTAAAGGAACTGGTGGGTGTCGATGTGTTTCTCGACTGGGATGAAGCGGATCGGTCGCCTGAGGTGCTCGGGCAGAAGCTCGAGCAGGTCGCCGGTCCTGACCTGAAGCTGAAGATGATCAGCAACCGAGGCGTGAAGGTGTACCCGGAGGGGCACGCGGAGACGTTCTGCACCGATCACTGGCGCTGCCGGTTTGTGCACCCGGAGCATCCGAGTGTGATCCGACACGAGCAGGTCATCGGTCTGCTGCAGAGGCTGTCGGCCGCGGGTCTGGACTTCATCAAGACCGAGCATCTTTGTCGGTTTGATGGGGAGCTGGCGTATTCGCTGGGGCAGGGGGAATGA
- a CDS encoding BPL-N domain-containing protein, protein MIYMLSRRFCVLICLSLLLVSCASSPQPDTPARPIQIAIYTGPGAGDAGPPAVQRALASLDHVTTTLLTPDDFTTADLSAYDILVFPGGRGRAQGQALGEEGRANIKSYVHQGGHYIGICAGAYLATARFPDYLAIVKAYHHRPWQMGRGTVTIQLTEAGTDYFNQPATPIKVRYANGPMLAHEDGLIPNLDLPDYEVLATFTSAPPESHDLAPTLMPGQPAIIASTFGEGRIVLISPHPESSPELDWVLQTSVHNITTR, encoded by the coding sequence ATGATTTACATGCTGTCGCGCCGGTTCTGTGTTCTAATCTGCCTGTCACTCCTGCTCGTCTCCTGCGCTTCCTCACCACAGCCCGATACCCCAGCCCGTCCCATCCAAATCGCCATCTACACCGGCCCCGGTGCAGGCGACGCCGGACCACCCGCCGTCCAACGCGCCCTCGCTTCCCTCGACCACGTCACTACCACCCTCCTCACACCTGACGACTTCACCACCGCCGACCTCTCCGCCTACGACATCCTCGTCTTCCCAGGCGGCCGCGGCCGAGCGCAAGGTCAGGCCCTTGGAGAAGAAGGGCGTGCCAACATCAAAAGCTATGTGCACCAAGGCGGACACTACATCGGCATCTGCGCAGGAGCCTACCTCGCCACCGCACGCTTCCCCGACTATCTCGCCATCGTCAAGGCCTACCACCACCGACCCTGGCAGATGGGCCGCGGAACCGTCACCATCCAACTCACCGAAGCCGGCACTGACTACTTCAACCAGCCCGCCACACCGATCAAAGTCCGCTACGCCAACGGCCCCATGCTCGCCCACGAAGATGGCCTCATTCCCAACCTCGACCTTCCCGACTACGAAGTCCTCGCCACCTTCACCTCCGCACCCCCCGAGAGCCACGACCTAGCCCCAACCCTTATGCCCGGCCAGCCCGCCATCATCGCCTCAACCTTCGGTGAAGGCCGCATCGTCCTCATCAGCCCCCACCCCGAATCCTCACCCGAACTCGACTGGGTTCTCCAGACCAGCGTCCACAACATAACCACGCGCTAG
- a CDS encoding winged helix-turn-helix domain-containing protein, which translates to MPKTTVKKKPRSSGSARRAAAGGSGGAGGARMAGAIAGGGGGAGGGQWTFLSNHAHVLICLVEDPGARLRDMAVRVGITERAVQNIIQDLEQGEVITRMREGRRNRYEVHADQPLRHPVESHRTVADLLALARPKTMPKTP; encoded by the coding sequence ATGCCTAAGACAACAGTCAAGAAGAAGCCACGCTCGTCGGGGTCCGCTCGGAGGGCAGCGGCGGGGGGTAGCGGGGGCGCGGGGGGCGCACGGATGGCGGGAGCGATAGCGGGGGGCGGGGGGGGGGCGGGGGGTGGGCAGTGGACGTTTTTGTCTAACCACGCGCATGTGCTGATCTGTCTGGTGGAGGACCCTGGGGCTCGGCTGCGTGATATGGCGGTTCGCGTGGGGATCACCGAGCGGGCGGTGCAGAACATCATCCAAGACCTGGAGCAGGGCGAGGTGATTACGCGCATGCGGGAGGGTCGTCGGAACCGGTACGAGGTTCACGCCGACCAGCCACTGCGGCACCCGGTTGAGAGTCACCGCACGGTCGCTGACCTGCTGGCGCTCGCACGACCAAAGACCATGCCAAAGACCCCGTAG